One region of Synechococcus elongatus PCC 11801 genomic DNA includes:
- the holA gene encoding DNA polymerase III subunit delta codes for MPVYYFWGEDEFALRQAAEKLRDRSLDPAWASFNSERIPPEQSDSVLAALSLALTPPFGSGQRFIWLPETTLAQQCSDAVYAELARTLPQIPETTVLLFSSTGKPNGRLKSTKLLQKVAELKEFSPIPPWRGEALEQQVAQVAQEVGVRLDREAIACLAAAVGNQTRQLYNELEKLKLYQADRPEPVTARVVHALVSTTTQNSLQLAAAIRQGDCDRALSLVSELIASNEPALRISATLIGQFRMWLWVKLLQERGERDPQAIATAAGIGNPKRVHFVVQEVRSLSSRQLQQTLPLLLDLELGLKQGVDPLAHLQSQVVALCQCCQPPRSRP; via the coding sequence ATGCCGGTCTACTACTTCTGGGGGGAAGATGAATTTGCCCTGCGACAAGCAGCTGAAAAATTGCGCGATCGCAGTCTCGATCCAGCTTGGGCGAGTTTCAACAGTGAGCGAATTCCGCCGGAGCAGTCCGATTCCGTGCTGGCAGCCCTCTCGCTGGCGCTGACGCCTCCGTTTGGGTCTGGTCAACGCTTCATTTGGCTCCCCGAAACCACGTTGGCTCAGCAATGTTCTGATGCGGTCTACGCTGAACTGGCTCGCACGCTGCCCCAGATTCCCGAGACGACCGTGCTGTTGTTTAGCAGTACGGGCAAGCCCAATGGTCGGCTCAAATCCACAAAGCTGCTGCAAAAGGTCGCGGAGCTGAAGGAGTTCTCACCGATTCCTCCCTGGCGCGGTGAGGCGTTGGAACAGCAGGTTGCCCAAGTCGCGCAAGAAGTGGGGGTACGCCTCGATCGCGAAGCGATCGCCTGTTTGGCGGCGGCTGTGGGTAACCAAACCCGTCAGCTCTACAACGAGCTTGAAAAGCTGAAACTTTACCAAGCCGATCGCCCCGAACCGGTGACAGCTCGTGTCGTGCATGCCCTCGTCAGTACAACGACTCAAAATAGCCTGCAACTCGCGGCTGCCATTCGCCAAGGAGACTGCGATCGCGCTCTAAGTTTGGTGAGTGAGTTGATCGCCAGCAACGAGCCAGCCCTGCGGATTAGTGCCACCCTGATTGGTCAATTCCGAATGTGGTTATGGGTCAAGCTCTTGCAGGAACGGGGAGAACGAGATCCGCAGGCGATCGCGACGGCAGCTGGGATCGGCAACCCCAAGCGCGTCCATTTCGTTGTGCAAGAAGTGCGATCACTCTCCAGTCGTCAACTTCAGCAGACCCTACCGCTGCTCCTTGACTTAGAACTTGGACTCAAACAGGGAGTCGATCCGCTTGCGCATCTACAATCCCAAGTGGTTGCGCTCTGTCAATGCTGCCAACCGCCGCGATCGCGTCCGTAG
- a CDS encoding phosphoribosylanthranilate isomerase — MGLRIKICGLRDPQQAVAIADLGATAIGFIAVEQSPRYVSPAQVAQLTQVLQATHPTVDRVGVFANATQAELEAYVTAGITSIQLHGSETPSDCQYWRDLFPEVEMIKALRIRSKADLALAEIFAECVDTLLLDAYHPQMLGGTGATLDWQSLQAFHPPRPWLLAGGLTPENVSEALFQLQPAGIDLSSGVERSPGNKDLTKVATLFAALSATGIN; from the coding sequence ATGGGCCTACGCATCAAAATTTGCGGTCTGCGCGATCCCCAGCAAGCAGTCGCGATCGCGGATCTCGGAGCCACTGCGATCGGTTTCATTGCCGTGGAACAGTCGCCGCGTTATGTTTCACCGGCTCAAGTGGCCCAGTTGACCCAAGTGCTACAAGCGACTCATCCAACGGTGGATCGAGTTGGGGTTTTTGCGAATGCGACTCAAGCTGAACTAGAGGCTTATGTCACAGCTGGGATCACCAGCATTCAACTGCACGGTAGTGAGACTCCATCAGACTGTCAGTATTGGCGCGATCTCTTCCCAGAAGTAGAGATGATCAAAGCCCTCCGCATTCGTTCAAAGGCCGATTTAGCCTTGGCTGAGATATTTGCAGAGTGTGTAGACACGTTGCTGCTCGATGCCTATCACCCTCAAATGCTGGGGGGAACGGGCGCAACTTTGGATTGGCAAAGCCTGCAAGCCTTTCACCCGCCTCGTCCATGGTTACTCGCCGGTGGCCTGACGCCCGAGAACGTCAGCGAAGCGCTTTTTCAACTCCAACCTGCTGGCATTGATCTGTCGAGTGGTGTTGAGCGATCGCCCGGCAACAAGGATTTGACCAAAGTTGCAACACTCTTTGCTGCTCTGAGTGCAACTGGAATTAACTAA
- a CDS encoding DUF4168 domain-containing protein, with protein MPLAARADDFPSPEEINSFARSAFEIEQLRRNTLSTIREQLGQSAVPSLRCHQRELWQQYEPSVRRAFDQFCRQSAQILDRNGLSPSRFIEIRKLQNSNPTLKERVQTQLMQMMR; from the coding sequence ATGCCGCTAGCTGCCCGAGCTGATGACTTTCCCAGCCCTGAGGAAATCAACAGTTTTGCGCGGTCAGCTTTTGAAATTGAGCAACTGCGACGAAACACCCTCAGTACTATTCGCGAACAGCTAGGACAATCGGCCGTCCCCTCATTGCGCTGTCATCAACGCGAGCTCTGGCAACAATATGAACCCAGCGTTCGCCGCGCTTTTGACCAGTTTTGCCGCCAGTCAGCTCAAATCCTAGACCGCAATGGTCTGAGTCCGAGTCGCTTTATCGAAATTCGTAAGCTGCAAAACAGCAATCCAACCCTCAAAGAGCGGGTTCAGACACAGCTGATGCAGATGATGCGTTGA
- the psaK gene encoding photosystem I reaction center subunit PsaK encodes MSPTTVEWSPSVAAIMITANLFAIAIGYFAIRNRGVGPALPVELPAIFSGFGLPELLATASFGHLLGAGLVLGLAQAGLL; translated from the coding sequence ATGAGCCCGACCACCGTGGAATGGAGCCCCAGTGTTGCTGCCATTATGATCACTGCCAACCTGTTTGCGATCGCGATCGGCTACTTTGCGATTCGCAATCGGGGTGTGGGTCCGGCTTTGCCGGTGGAACTGCCCGCAATTTTTAGTGGCTTTGGTCTGCCAGAATTGCTGGCCACGGCGAGCTTCGGCCATTTGTTGGGGGCTGGGCTGGTGCTGGGCTTGGCTCAAGCCGGTCTGCTCTAG
- a CDS encoding dTDP-4-dehydrorhamnose 3,5-epimerase family protein, with translation MLPNQHPTPIAGVLELISQPFRDHRGAFLNAFRAQEPTFAEAWGNRSIAQVNLSRTEAVGAIRGLHLQAAPHSEAKLVRCLRGLVWDVAVDLRPHSATYGLWHAVELCPEQANALLIPEGCAHGFQVLEPSSELLYLHSGAWVPEAETGVRWDDPQLAIAWPLPASELSDRDRSLPLLP, from the coding sequence ATGTTGCCTAACCAGCACCCCACTCCCATTGCTGGTGTGCTGGAACTGATTAGCCAGCCATTTCGAGATCATCGGGGTGCCTTTCTCAATGCTTTTCGGGCTCAAGAGCCAACATTTGCTGAGGCTTGGGGCAATCGATCGATCGCACAAGTGAATCTCAGCCGAACAGAAGCAGTGGGTGCGATTCGGGGGCTGCATCTACAAGCAGCACCGCACAGTGAAGCCAAGCTAGTCCGCTGTCTGCGGGGGCTGGTTTGGGATGTTGCTGTTGATTTACGGCCTCATTCAGCTACTTATGGCCTGTGGCATGCAGTTGAGCTTTGCCCAGAGCAAGCAAATGCGCTCCTAATTCCTGAGGGCTGTGCCCATGGTTTTCAGGTGCTAGAGCCTAGCAGTGAATTACTCTACTTGCATTCGGGTGCTTGGGTTCCCGAGGCTGAGACAGGGGTTCGTTGGGATGATCCTCAACTTGCGATCGCTTGGCCGTTGCCGGCGTCCGAACTGAGCGATCGTGATCGTTCTTTACCATTGCTTCCTTGA
- the rfbF gene encoding glucose-1-phosphate cytidylyltransferase — translation MKAVILAGGLGTRLSEETYLKPKPMVEIGGKPILWHILKIYSHFGINEFIICCGYKGYLIKEYFANYFLYTSDVTFHMDIDNHMEVHQRKSEPWKVTLVDTGELSQTGGRLGRVQRYLKNETFCFTYGDGVADVDIEALISHHYRGGKQATLTAVQPPGRYGALGLDGDTVLQFQEKPDGDNAWINGGFFVLEPSVLERIENDSTSWEAEVLPCLAADNQLSAYKHKGFWQPMDTLRDRTRLEELWVSGQAPWKVWE, via the coding sequence GTGAAGGCAGTTATCCTTGCTGGCGGTCTTGGTACCCGACTGAGTGAAGAAACTTATTTGAAGCCAAAGCCGATGGTAGAAATAGGTGGAAAACCTATTCTCTGGCATATCCTCAAGATTTATAGTCACTTTGGCATTAATGAATTTATTATTTGTTGTGGCTACAAAGGCTATCTAATTAAAGAGTATTTTGCTAATTATTTTCTATACACCAGTGATGTAACTTTTCATATGGACATTGACAATCACATGGAGGTACATCAGCGTAAAAGTGAGCCTTGGAAAGTCACTCTTGTTGATACGGGAGAGCTCAGTCAAACGGGTGGACGATTGGGTCGCGTACAACGCTATCTCAAGAATGAAACTTTTTGCTTTACCTATGGAGATGGGGTTGCTGATGTGGATATTGAAGCTCTAATTTCACATCATTATCGGGGAGGAAAGCAAGCAACATTAACGGCAGTTCAACCTCCAGGCCGTTATGGAGCATTGGGGCTAGATGGTGATACTGTCCTTCAATTCCAAGAGAAGCCAGACGGAGATAATGCTTGGATTAATGGTGGTTTCTTTGTACTAGAGCCAAGTGTTTTAGAACGAATTGAGAATGATAGTACTAGTTGGGAGGCTGAAGTATTGCCATGCTTAGCAGCTGATAATCAATTATCAGCTTACAAGCATAAAGGCTTCTGGCAACCCATGGATACGCTACGAGATCGAACCCGATTGGAAGAACTTTGGGTGAGTGGTCAAGCCCCATGGAAAGTGTGGGAATGA
- a CDS encoding class I SAM-dependent methyltransferase — MSHFCRHCGALLSHEVIDLGHQPPSNAYLSVEQLLLPEITYPLKVYVCTECWLVQLPAHAAAEDLFTADYAYFSSTSQSWCAHAERFVTAAIAKLGLGPHSQVVELASNDGYLLQYMQQRGIPCLGIEPTHATAIAARVKGIETIERFFGTALAQELIGEGAPVSGGADLVVANNVLAHVPDINDFVAGITRLLKPQGRASIEFPHLLQLLKGNQFDTIYHEHYSYLSLRVVQRIAEQSGLVVVDVEELSTHGGSLRVWMAHQDTAESSATVAEVLAAEVAGGLEKVAAYADFQQRAEAAKYGLLEWLLRAKRQGKRVLGYGAAAKGNTLLNYAGIQADLLEAVADRAVSKQGQFLPGSHIPVISPEQMADLKPDELLVLPWNLIDELRQQLSEYSLVTAIPELKQWS; from the coding sequence ATGAGTCATTTCTGTCGGCACTGCGGTGCATTGCTCAGTCATGAGGTAATTGATCTCGGGCATCAACCACCGAGCAATGCCTATTTGAGTGTGGAGCAACTACTGCTGCCAGAGATCACCTATCCGCTCAAGGTCTACGTCTGTACAGAGTGTTGGCTGGTTCAGTTGCCGGCTCATGCAGCGGCTGAGGATCTATTCACGGCAGATTATGCTTACTTCTCCAGTACTTCTCAGAGCTGGTGTGCCCATGCTGAACGATTTGTAACAGCGGCGATCGCAAAATTGGGGTTAGGGCCACATAGCCAAGTTGTGGAGCTAGCAAGCAACGATGGCTACCTGTTGCAGTATATGCAGCAGCGAGGAATTCCCTGCCTCGGTATTGAGCCAACCCATGCCACAGCGATAGCAGCTCGGGTCAAGGGAATTGAAACGATTGAGCGTTTTTTTGGGACGGCTCTCGCTCAAGAATTAATTGGTGAGGGAGCCCCAGTCAGCGGCGGGGCGGATTTAGTAGTGGCTAACAATGTGTTGGCGCATGTGCCTGATATCAATGATTTTGTTGCTGGGATTACTCGACTGTTGAAGCCCCAAGGTCGAGCCTCAATCGAGTTTCCACATTTACTGCAACTACTGAAGGGTAATCAATTCGACACGATTTATCACGAGCACTATAGCTATCTGAGTCTACGGGTGGTGCAGCGAATTGCGGAGCAGAGCGGGTTAGTCGTGGTGGATGTCGAAGAACTATCAACGCATGGCGGAAGTCTGCGAGTTTGGATGGCACATCAAGACACTGCGGAATCCAGTGCCACTGTTGCTGAAGTTTTAGCCGCTGAGGTGGCAGGGGGGCTGGAGAAGGTTGCTGCCTATGCTGATTTTCAGCAACGGGCAGAAGCAGCAAAGTATGGCTTGCTGGAGTGGTTGTTGAGGGCTAAAAGACAAGGAAAACGAGTTCTAGGTTATGGGGCTGCGGCTAAGGGCAATACGTTGCTGAATTACGCAGGGATTCAAGCAGATTTATTAGAAGCTGTGGCTGATCGCGCTGTGAGTAAGCAGGGACAATTTTTACCAGGGAGTCATATTCCTGTCATTAGCCCAGAACAAATGGCAGATCTGAAACCGGATGAGCTGCTGGTATTGCCTTGGAATTTAATTGATGAACTGAGACAGCAGTTGTCTGAATATTCATTAGTGACAGCAATTCCTGAATTGAAGCAGTGGAGCTAA
- the rfbG gene encoding CDP-glucose 4,6-dehydratase — MMLTFWQDRRVLVTGHTGFKGSWLTLWLLTLGAEVWGYALPPDADASLFIELQLEATPKQSGWGELHHCTGDINDASRLQACIAEAQPEVVLHLAAQPLVRQSYVDPLGTWQTNVLGSLQLLEVVKELQHPCAVVMVTTDKVYDNREWIYGYRESDRLGGHDPYSASKAAMELAVASWRSSFCGSAAHQNPYLAIATARAGNVIGGGDWAADRLVPDAMRALLEGQVIPVRNPQATRPWQHVLEPLGGYLLLAQRLYEQQQQTLGEPNHYAQAFNFGPALESNRSVQELIQAILVHWPGEWVDRSEATAPHEAGLLHLVSDKAQRLLSWRSRWDFETTVKRTVSWYRQVALGRSSLDCCLEDLAAYVMAMTGHVA; from the coding sequence ATGATGCTAACTTTCTGGCAAGATCGCCGAGTTTTAGTTACAGGTCACACGGGCTTTAAGGGATCGTGGTTGACGCTGTGGTTGTTGACGTTGGGTGCTGAGGTGTGGGGCTATGCGCTTCCCCCTGATGCCGATGCTTCTCTTTTTATAGAGCTTCAGTTAGAGGCGACGCCAAAGCAGTCGGGCTGGGGCGAACTCCATCACTGCACAGGAGATATCAACGACGCTTCAAGACTCCAAGCTTGCATTGCAGAAGCACAGCCTGAAGTGGTGCTGCATCTTGCAGCTCAGCCACTGGTTCGGCAAAGTTACGTTGATCCACTTGGAACATGGCAAACCAATGTTTTGGGTAGCTTGCAACTGCTAGAAGTAGTGAAGGAACTGCAGCATCCTTGTGCGGTAGTAATGGTGACCACTGACAAGGTCTATGACAATCGGGAGTGGATCTATGGCTATCGAGAGTCGGATCGCTTGGGCGGTCATGATCCCTACAGTGCCAGTAAGGCAGCCATGGAACTAGCTGTAGCTAGCTGGCGGTCAAGCTTTTGTGGATCAGCGGCTCATCAAAATCCTTATTTGGCGATCGCGACTGCCCGAGCAGGCAATGTGATTGGCGGTGGTGATTGGGCAGCTGATCGTCTGGTGCCTGATGCTATGCGGGCTCTATTAGAGGGGCAAGTAATTCCGGTTCGCAATCCCCAAGCCACACGACCTTGGCAGCATGTTTTGGAACCGCTGGGAGGCTATTTGCTCCTTGCTCAACGGCTTTATGAACAGCAACAACAGACGTTGGGTGAACCCAATCACTATGCTCAAGCGTTTAATTTTGGCCCAGCTCTGGAATCGAATCGATCGGTGCAGGAGCTGATTCAAGCAATTCTTGTCCATTGGCCGGGAGAGTGGGTCGATCGCTCGGAGGCAACGGCACCGCATGAGGCCGGGCTATTGCATTTGGTGAGCGATAAGGCGCAGCGTTTACTGAGCTGGCGATCGCGTTGGGATTTTGAGACCACTGTGAAAAGAACTGTTAGCTGGTATCGCCAAGTTGCGCTTGGCCGTTCTAGCTTGGATTGTTGCCTAGAGGACTTGGCAGCTTATGTAATGGCGATGACTGGTCATGTTGCCTAA